In a single window of the Prevotella melaninogenica genome:
- a CDS encoding RagB/SusD family nutrient uptake outer membrane protein, giving the protein MKYSINKFTAGALIAVAAITASCSGDYLNVSPAESAEPSAAYATTSNARNTLNGIAKSMSVQQSYYSQGFAGENAIMRLYENLPSQNYNYNRYASGWAPIHNQTFHFRSTSIYDSYAWTYYYQIINNANALLANIDNATGSEADRKFIKASALTFRAYAFEKLAHYYCYRWQDSNNGASTGLPLRIDTSTGELKASTLAETYAQIYKDCQEAIKLFTESGVTRSTAECWIPDLNTAYAVYARAALTRQDYATALAQAKLAQSKRPLMTGDAYATGFYKPNDEWILGSYGDASEQNWYWAYGVQGACNGYYASSQSTGAGTIGHELITRIPNNDARKQLFITADKFRSIDITDNAQVNQTYGILGMGNESVLAQADSIVKKHQISGLSAAYASGYIYLDSHMKFWVTAQPGVSYVPFIRSSEMVLIEAEANYFLGNTADAQAALVKLNATTGRNASYTCTKTGTDLFEEIKDYREVELWGEGFAWSDYKRWNIPVVRHSFAEGGNAHAAVAKTIAVDFGNKWTWVVPQNEIDYNDLLKNE; this is encoded by the coding sequence ATGAAATATTCAATAAATAAATTCACAGCAGGGGCTTTAATTGCTGTAGCTGCAATAACAGCATCTTGCTCCGGTGACTACCTCAATGTTTCACCTGCTGAATCGGCAGAGCCGTCAGCAGCATACGCTACGACAAGTAATGCACGTAATACCTTGAATGGTATTGCAAAGTCAATGAGCGTACAGCAGAGTTACTATAGTCAGGGTTTTGCGGGTGAGAATGCGATTATGCGTCTATATGAGAACCTTCCAAGTCAGAACTATAACTATAACCGTTATGCTTCTGGTTGGGCTCCTATCCATAATCAGACATTCCACTTCCGTTCAACAAGTATCTATGATTCTTATGCGTGGACTTATTACTACCAGATCATTAACAATGCAAATGCTCTCCTTGCAAACATTGATAATGCTACGGGTAGTGAGGCTGACAGAAAGTTTATCAAGGCTTCTGCATTGACCTTCCGTGCATACGCATTTGAGAAGTTGGCACACTATTACTGCTATCGTTGGCAGGATAGTAACAATGGTGCCTCTACGGGATTGCCTTTGCGTATTGATACCTCTACGGGTGAACTGAAGGCTTCAACACTTGCTGAGACTTACGCTCAGATTTACAAGGACTGTCAGGAGGCTATCAAGCTCTTCACTGAGAGTGGTGTGACACGTTCAACAGCTGAGTGTTGGATTCCTGACTTGAATACCGCTTATGCAGTTTATGCACGTGCAGCATTGACTCGTCAGGACTATGCCACAGCTTTGGCACAGGCTAAGTTGGCGCAGAGTAAGCGTCCTTTGATGACTGGTGATGCATACGCTACTGGTTTCTATAAGCCAAATGATGAGTGGATCCTTGGTAGCTATGGCGATGCAAGTGAGCAGAACTGGTATTGGGCTTATGGTGTACAGGGTGCTTGTAATGGTTACTATGCAAGTAGTCAGAGTACGGGTGCTGGTACTATCGGTCATGAGTTGATTACACGTATTCCTAATAATGATGCTCGTAAGCAGCTCTTTATCACTGCTGATAAATTCCGCAGTATTGACATTACTGACAATGCACAGGTAAACCAGACCTATGGTATCTTGGGTATGGGTAATGAGAGTGTGTTGGCACAGGCTGACTCTATCGTTAAGAAGCATCAGATTTCAGGCCTCTCTGCAGCTTATGCTTCTGGTTATATCTACTTGGATAGCCACATGAAGTTCTGGGTAACTGCACAGCCGGGTGTTAGTTATGTTCCTTTCATCCGTTCAAGTGAGATGGTGCTTATCGAGGCTGAGGCTAATTACTTCTTAGGTAACACTGCTGATGCACAGGCTGCATTGGTTAAACTGAATGCTACAACTGGTCGTAACGCAAGCTATACTTGTACAAAGACAGGTACTGACCTCTTTGAGGAAATCAAGGATTACCGTGAGGTTGAGCTTTGGGGTGAAGGCTTTGCGTGGAGTGATTACAAGCGTTGGAATATTCCTGTTGTTCGCCACTCATTTGCTGAAGGTGGTAATGCACATGCAGCTGTTGCTAAAACTATTGCTGTAGACTTCGGTAACAAGTGGACTTGGGTGGTTCCACAGAACGAGATTGACTATAATGATCTTTTGAAGAACGAGTAA
- a CDS encoding aminotransferase class V-fold PLP-dependent enzyme — MYDINKVREDFPILSRTVYGKPLVYLDNGATTQKPLCVLDAMQEEYLNVNANVHRGVHWMSQQATDLHEAARETVRKFINARSTTEIVFTRGTTESLNLVASSFVEGCMKEGDEVIVSTMEHHSNIVPWQLQEQRNGIVLKVIPMTDEGELQLEEYEKLFTERTKLVSVTQVSNVLGTVNPVKEMIRIAHEHGVPVVVDGAQSVPHFAVDVQDLDCDFLAFSGHKVYGPTGVGVLYGKEEWLDRLPPYQGGGEMIERVSFEKTTFERPPLKFEAGTPDYIATHGLATALDYVTSLGMDNILAHEQDLTHYALQQLREIEGMHIYGHNNDCGDAVISFNVGDIHHMDLGTLLDQLGIAVRTGHHCAQPLMDRLGILGTVRASFGLYNTREEVDALVAGIKRIAMMF; from the coding sequence ATGTACGATATAAACAAAGTCAGGGAAGATTTCCCAATTCTCTCTCGCACCGTCTATGGCAAGCCTCTGGTTTACCTTGACAATGGTGCTACCACACAGAAGCCACTTTGTGTGTTGGATGCTATGCAGGAGGAATACCTTAATGTAAACGCCAATGTACATCGTGGTGTACATTGGATGTCGCAACAGGCAACTGATTTGCACGAGGCTGCACGAGAGACTGTACGGAAGTTTATCAATGCCCGTTCAACAACTGAGATTGTCTTCACACGTGGTACAACAGAGAGTTTGAATCTCGTTGCTTCTAGTTTTGTTGAAGGCTGCATGAAGGAGGGTGATGAAGTGATTGTTTCAACGATGGAACATCATTCTAACATCGTTCCTTGGCAGTTGCAGGAACAGCGTAACGGGATTGTACTGAAGGTTATTCCTATGACTGATGAGGGCGAACTTCAGCTCGAAGAATATGAAAAACTCTTCACCGAACGTACAAAGCTTGTTAGTGTAACGCAGGTAAGTAATGTCCTTGGAACAGTCAACCCTGTAAAGGAGATGATTCGTATCGCCCACGAACACGGAGTACCAGTAGTAGTGGATGGTGCACAAAGTGTTCCTCACTTTGCTGTTGACGTGCAAGACTTAGATTGTGATTTCCTTGCTTTCAGTGGTCATAAGGTATATGGACCTACGGGAGTGGGTGTTCTCTATGGTAAAGAAGAGTGGCTCGATAGACTACCTCCGTATCAAGGTGGTGGTGAAATGATTGAGCGTGTCAGCTTTGAGAAGACAACCTTCGAGCGTCCACCTTTAAAGTTTGAGGCAGGAACTCCTGATTATATCGCTACGCACGGACTTGCAACCGCCCTCGATTATGTTACTTCCTTAGGGATGGATAACATTCTTGCTCACGAACAAGACCTTACGCATTATGCGCTTCAGCAGCTTCGTGAGATAGAAGGTATGCACATCTATGGACATAATAATGACTGTGGAGATGCAGTTATCAGTTTCAATGTCGGTGATATTCACCACATGGACCTCGGTACATTGCTCGATCAGTTAGGTATTGCTGTCCGCACAGGTCATCATTGTGCTCAGCCTTTGATGGACCGGCTTGGCATCCTTGGTACTGTTCGTGCCTCCTTTGGTTTGTATAACACTCGCGAAGAAGTAGATGCTTTGGTAGCAGGTATCAAGCGTATAGCAATGATGTTTTAA
- a CDS encoding SusC/RagA family TonB-linked outer membrane protein, with the protein MEKRLMMFLVGLFLSLGTALAQTEISGTVVSTDDGQPVVGASILVSGTQTGTVTDVDGKFRLSAPAGVKLVVSYVGMKTKTVTATNNMKVSLAPDDKNLEEVVIVAYGTAKRQSITGSVAVVDSKKIGDRISTTVTGALEGSAPGVQVNNSYGEPGATPKIHIRGVGTLVKDADQPLYIVDGTPFEGNIAELNPSDIESMSVLKDASSAALYGNRAANGVVLITTKKAKFSTKPNITLKMDQGFYRRGIAEYDRLNANEWMEASWVAMKNYALSGGIASTEAAAGTYATQHLVPDYVKRNIYNGADDALFDANGKLTAAMRTGYDDLDWQKAVERTGHRQEYNLSAAVASDKYNIYSSAGYLNEQGYTLNSGYERFTGRINTNYNANKWLELGLNLSGTSSVRSYNSNANGNMYANPFYITRYMAPVYPVYLHNADGTYALDADGNKQYDTTSEYLGNRNLPYEMTMDMDRVRRNVLDGLIYTKITLPYGFSLSGKVNLNHANTNRQTYNNPVIGDGASNNGRLSEYANQYISYTGQELLNWDHNFNLHHVDVLLGHENYSWNRKYARVMNTNAAIAGLRALSNFVLNTDTEGYFEDYRTESYLGRLRYNFDEKYFFDFSLRRDGSSKFHKDKRWGNFFSAGVNWNIKKEKFMEKVKWVDALRARASYGEVGNDAAVNFYGYQALYYITKNGGNPALVRQKLAALDLKWETTQTLDFGVEGTLFDRLNFSLGYFDKRSKDLLFEVRFPLSAGSFFGNDAIENLTQYQNIGTISNRGFEIMLSGDVVRSKDWTWNLSFDATTLKNKVLKLPKGEDILHGQQNYSEGHSAYEWYTYHFVGVDQMTGKALYDLDPKKEAAASAAGDLVEINGTKYTTSTSQAIRKWAGTALPSVYGSFSSNLRWKDLSLTMLMTYSLGGKTMDGSYRTLMSTASASTAAALHRDVLNSWSGAPNGMTATSPNRIDPNGTPILDFNGSNDNNAISDRWLTSSSYLIMKNIMLTYRLPKALVTKWGLSGVSVKAGVENLFTLTGRKGMNPQYSFAGGSDDTYVSARVFNFGLTVDL; encoded by the coding sequence ATGGAAAAAAGACTAATGATGTTTTTAGTCGGCTTATTCCTAAGTTTAGGAACAGCGCTGGCGCAAACAGAGATTAGCGGAACTGTAGTCTCCACAGATGATGGACAGCCAGTTGTTGGTGCGTCTATCCTCGTGTCTGGTACACAGACGGGTACTGTAACAGATGTTGATGGTAAGTTCCGTCTCTCAGCACCTGCAGGTGTTAAGTTGGTTGTGTCTTATGTTGGAATGAAAACAAAGACAGTTACAGCAACTAATAACATGAAAGTTAGCTTAGCACCTGATGATAAGAATCTTGAAGAGGTCGTAATTGTTGCCTATGGTACTGCTAAGCGTCAATCAATTACGGGTTCTGTAGCTGTTGTAGACTCTAAGAAGATCGGCGATCGTATCAGTACAACTGTAACGGGTGCGCTGGAAGGTTCTGCCCCTGGTGTTCAGGTAAATAACTCTTATGGTGAACCTGGTGCTACACCAAAGATTCACATCCGTGGTGTGGGTACATTGGTTAAAGATGCAGACCAGCCTCTTTATATTGTTGATGGTACTCCATTTGAAGGCAATATTGCCGAGTTAAATCCAAGCGACATCGAGTCTATGTCTGTCTTGAAGGACGCTTCTTCTGCAGCTCTCTATGGTAACCGTGCGGCTAATGGCGTTGTCTTGATTACAACAAAGAAGGCTAAGTTCTCTACTAAGCCAAATATTACTTTGAAGATGGATCAAGGTTTCTACAGACGTGGTATTGCAGAATATGATCGTTTGAATGCTAACGAATGGATGGAAGCTTCTTGGGTAGCAATGAAGAATTATGCGCTCTCAGGTGGTATCGCTTCTACAGAAGCTGCAGCTGGAACTTATGCAACGCAGCACTTGGTGCCTGATTATGTGAAGCGTAATATCTATAATGGAGCCGATGATGCTCTCTTTGATGCAAATGGTAAGTTGACTGCTGCTATGCGCACTGGTTATGATGACCTTGATTGGCAGAAGGCTGTTGAGCGTACTGGTCACCGTCAGGAGTATAACCTCTCTGCAGCTGTAGCAAGTGATAAGTATAATATCTATTCTTCTGCTGGTTATCTGAATGAGCAGGGTTATACATTGAACTCTGGATATGAGCGTTTTACTGGTCGTATCAATACGAATTATAATGCTAATAAGTGGCTCGAGTTAGGATTGAACCTCTCTGGTACTTCTTCAGTAAGAAGCTATAATTCAAATGCAAATGGTAATATGTATGCTAACCCATTCTATATAACTCGTTACATGGCTCCGGTTTATCCTGTTTATTTGCATAATGCTGATGGTACATACGCTTTAGATGCAGATGGTAATAAGCAGTATGATACCACATCTGAGTATCTTGGCAACCGTAACCTCCCATACGAGATGACAATGGACATGGACCGCGTGCGTAGAAACGTTTTGGACGGTTTGATTTATACAAAGATTACTTTACCATACGGTTTCTCTTTGTCTGGAAAGGTGAACTTGAACCATGCTAATACAAACCGTCAGACCTATAACAACCCTGTTATTGGTGATGGTGCTTCTAACAACGGTCGTTTGTCAGAGTATGCTAACCAGTATATCTCTTATACAGGACAGGAACTCTTGAATTGGGATCATAATTTTAATCTCCACCATGTTGATGTTCTTCTCGGTCATGAGAATTATAGCTGGAATCGTAAGTATGCACGTGTCATGAACACGAATGCTGCTATTGCAGGCTTGCGCGCCCTGAGTAACTTCGTATTAAATACTGATACAGAAGGCTATTTTGAGGATTATAGAACTGAGTCTTATCTTGGTCGTCTTCGTTACAACTTTGATGAGAAATACTTCTTTGACTTCTCTCTTCGTCGTGATGGTTCTTCTAAGTTCCACAAGGATAAGCGTTGGGGTAACTTCTTCTCTGCTGGTGTAAACTGGAATATCAAGAAAGAGAAGTTCATGGAGAAAGTAAAGTGGGTTGATGCTTTACGTGCTCGTGCTTCATACGGTGAGGTAGGTAACGATGCTGCTGTTAATTTCTATGGTTATCAGGCACTTTATTACATTACTAAGAATGGTGGTAACCCTGCTTTGGTACGTCAGAAATTGGCTGCTCTCGACTTGAAGTGGGAGACAACTCAGACACTTGACTTTGGCGTTGAGGGTACGCTCTTTGATCGTTTGAACTTCAGCTTGGGTTATTTCGACAAGCGTTCTAAGGATTTGCTCTTCGAGGTTCGTTTCCCATTGTCAGCAGGTTCATTCTTTGGTAATGATGCTATTGAGAACCTTACACAGTATCAGAATATTGGTACTATCTCTAACCGTGGTTTCGAGATTATGTTGAGTGGTGATGTCGTACGCTCTAAGGATTGGACATGGAACCTCTCATTCGATGCTACTACATTGAAGAATAAGGTACTCAAATTGCCTAAGGGTGAAGATATCTTACATGGTCAGCAGAATTATTCTGAGGGACACTCTGCTTATGAGTGGTACACTTATCACTTCGTAGGTGTTGATCAGATGACTGGTAAGGCTCTCTATGACCTTGATCCGAAAAAGGAGGCGGCTGCTTCTGCAGCAGGTGACCTCGTTGAAATCAATGGAACAAAGTACACTACATCTACTTCTCAGGCAATCCGTAAGTGGGCTGGTACAGCACTTCCTTCGGTTTATGGATCATTTAGCTCTAACCTTCGTTGGAAGGACTTGAGTCTGACAATGTTGATGACTTATAGCCTTGGTGGTAAGACTATGGATGGTTCTTATAGAACATTGATGTCTACTGCTTCTGCTTCTACTGCAGCAGCACTTCATAGAGACGTGCTCAACTCTTGGAGCGGTGCCCCTAATGGTATGACAGCTACTTCTCCTAACCGTATTGATCCTAATGGCACACCTATCCTTGATTTCAATGGTAGCAATGATAATAATGCTATTAGTGACCGTTGGTTGACAAGTTCTTCTTATCTCATTATGAAGAATATTATGCTCACTTATCGTTTGCCAAAGGCTTTGGTAACAAAGTGGGGTCTTAGTGGTGTTTCTGTAAAGGCTGGTGTTGAGAATCTCTTCACACTCACAGGTCGTAAGGGTATGAACCCACAGTATAGTTTTGCTGGTGGAAGTGACGATACTTATGTATCTGCACGTGTGTTCAACTTCGGTTTGACAGTGGATCTCTAA
- the sufD gene encoding Fe-S cluster assembly protein SufD: protein MQSEKQYIDLYTEAQQLIKQHAAPVLNEVRDKAFEDFRRQGFPTKKVERYKYTDMQKLFEPDYGLNLNRLEIPVNPYETFKCDVPNLSTSLYFVVNDQFYSKILPKAKLSEGVIVDSLNRIATERPELVEKYYGRLANTEADAITALNTMLAQDGLFIYVPKNVQLERTIQVINILRSDVDLMVNRRVLIVLEEGAKAQFLFCDHAADDRNFLATQVIEAYVGANANLELNCLEETHAKNVRVSNVYIEQQRDSRVSHNVITLHNGVTRNMLDLVFKGEGSECFCNGCVIADKNQHVDNNTVIDHQVPHCTSSELYKYVLDENAVGAFAGRVLVRKDAQKTLSQMNNRNLCGSKTARMFTQPMLEIYADDVQCNHGSTVGQLNDAALFYMQQRGIDKKEAKLLLEFAFINEVIDKMELEPLRERLHHLVEKRFRGELDKCEGCDLCK from the coding sequence ATGCAAAGCGAAAAACAATATATAGACCTCTACACAGAGGCGCAGCAACTCATTAAACAGCATGCTGCACCTGTGCTCAATGAGGTACGTGATAAGGCTTTTGAAGACTTCCGTCGGCAGGGCTTTCCAACCAAGAAGGTGGAACGCTATAAGTACACGGATATGCAGAAGCTCTTTGAGCCAGACTATGGATTGAATCTCAACCGTCTTGAGATTCCTGTTAATCCATACGAGACCTTCAAATGCGATGTGCCAAATCTTAGCACTTCTCTTTACTTCGTAGTCAATGATCAGTTCTATAGCAAGATTCTTCCTAAGGCAAAACTGAGTGAAGGTGTCATTGTTGACAGTTTAAATCGTATAGCAACAGAACGCCCAGAATTGGTTGAGAAGTACTATGGTCGTCTTGCCAATACTGAGGCAGATGCTATTACTGCTTTAAATACAATGCTTGCACAGGATGGACTTTTCATTTATGTGCCTAAGAATGTACAACTTGAACGTACCATACAAGTAATCAATATTCTTCGTTCAGATGTAGACTTGATGGTCAACCGTCGAGTACTCATTGTTCTTGAAGAAGGTGCTAAGGCACAGTTCCTCTTCTGTGATCATGCAGCAGACGATCGTAACTTCCTTGCTACACAGGTAATCGAAGCCTACGTAGGTGCAAATGCAAATCTTGAACTCAACTGTCTTGAAGAAACTCATGCAAAGAACGTACGTGTATCAAATGTTTATATTGAACAACAGCGTGATTCACGTGTAAGCCACAATGTCATTACATTGCATAATGGTGTTACTCGTAATATGCTCGACCTTGTATTTAAGGGTGAGGGTAGCGAGTGTTTCTGTAATGGTTGTGTGATAGCTGACAAGAACCAGCATGTTGACAACAATACGGTTATTGATCATCAGGTACCTCATTGCACAAGTTCGGAACTTTATAAGTATGTACTTGACGAGAATGCTGTTGGTGCTTTTGCAGGTCGTGTTCTTGTTCGCAAGGATGCACAGAAGACCCTCTCACAGATGAACAACCGCAACCTCTGCGGCAGCAAGACTGCCCGTATGTTTACCCAGCCAATGCTTGAGATTTATGCTGATGATGTTCAGTGTAATCATGGTTCAACGGTTGGACAACTCAATGATGCTGCACTCTTCTATATGCAGCAGCGTGGTATCGATAAGAAGGAAGCAAAACTTCTTCTTGAGTTCGCCTTTATCAATGAGGTAATCGACAAGATGGAACTTGAGCCATTGCGCGAACGTCTTCACCATTTGGTAGAGAAGCGTTTCCGTGGTGAGCTTGATAAGTGTGAAGGTTGCGATTTGTGTAAGTAA
- the sufB gene encoding Fe-S cluster assembly protein SufB — protein sequence MSENKNNEFVKKVAEQKYEFGFTTDVHTEVIPKGLNEDVVRLISQKKGEPEWLLDFRLKAFRYWQTLPIPTWGHLHLPELHLQDISYYADPLAKKPKNKEIDPELAKTFDKLGIPLEERLALSGTAVDAIMDSVSVKTTFKKQLAEKGIIFCSIGEAVQEHPDLIRKYLGSVVPYRDNYSAALNSAVFSDGSFVYIPKGVRCPMELSSYFRINAVNTGQFERTLIVADDDSYVSYLEGCTAPMRDENQLHAAVVEIVVMNNAEVKYSTVQNWYPGDENGKGGVLNLVTKRGELRGVNSKLSWTQVETGSAITWKYPSCVLKGDNSQAEFYSVAVTNNYQEADTGTKMIHMGKNTKSTIISKGISAGHSQNSYRGLVRATANAENARNYSSCDSLLLGSDCGAHTFPYMDIHNDTAIVEHEATTSKISEDQLFYCNQRGIPTEDAVGLIVNGYAKDVLNKLPMEFAVEAQKLLSVTLEGTVG from the coding sequence ATGTCTGAGAACAAGAATAATGAATTTGTAAAGAAGGTCGCAGAGCAGAAGTATGAGTTCGGCTTTACGACTGATGTACATACGGAGGTCATTCCGAAGGGTCTGAACGAAGATGTCGTTCGACTTATTTCGCAGAAGAAAGGGGAACCAGAATGGCTCCTCGATTTTCGTTTGAAGGCTTTCCGTTACTGGCAGACACTCCCCATACCAACTTGGGGACACTTGCATTTGCCAGAGTTACATCTGCAGGATATCTCCTATTATGCTGATCCATTGGCGAAGAAGCCTAAGAACAAGGAGATTGATCCAGAGTTAGCTAAGACTTTTGATAAGTTAGGTATTCCATTGGAAGAGCGTCTTGCTTTGAGTGGTACGGCAGTCGATGCCATTATGGACTCAGTGTCAGTGAAGACTACCTTTAAGAAGCAGTTGGCTGAGAAGGGTATTATCTTCTGCTCTATTGGTGAGGCAGTTCAGGAGCATCCTGATTTGATACGTAAGTATCTTGGAAGTGTTGTTCCTTATCGTGATAACTATTCTGCAGCACTCAACTCTGCGGTCTTCAGTGATGGTTCCTTTGTATATATTCCTAAGGGAGTACGTTGTCCAATGGAACTTAGTTCGTATTTCCGTATTAATGCGGTTAATACAGGTCAGTTTGAACGTACACTGATTGTTGCTGATGATGACTCATACGTTAGCTATCTTGAAGGCTGTACCGCTCCTATGCGTGATGAGAATCAGTTGCATGCAGCAGTCGTAGAAATCGTTGTGATGAACAATGCTGAGGTGAAGTATTCCACTGTTCAGAACTGGTATCCTGGTGATGAGAACGGTAAGGGTGGTGTCTTGAACCTTGTTACAAAGCGTGGTGAGCTTCGTGGTGTAAACTCTAAGCTGTCATGGACACAGGTAGAGACAGGTTCGGCTATCACATGGAAGTATCCTTCTTGTGTATTGAAGGGTGATAACTCGCAGGCAGAGTTCTATTCTGTTGCTGTAACAAACAACTATCAAGAGGCTGATACAGGTACGAAGATGATTCACATGGGTAAGAATACTAAGAGTACAATCATCTCTAAGGGAATTTCTGCTGGTCATAGCCAGAACTCTTATCGTGGTCTGGTACGTGCAACAGCGAATGCCGAGAATGCTCGCAACTATTCAAGTTGTGACTCTCTTCTCTTAGGTTCAGACTGTGGTGCTCACACCTTCCCTTATATGGATATCCATAATGATACGGCTATTGTTGAGCATGAAGCTACTACTTCTAAGATCAGTGAAGATCAGCTTTTCTATTGCAATCAGCGTGGTATTCCTACTGAAGATGCAGTTGGTTTGATAGTTAATGGATATGCTAAGGATGTACTCAATAAGCTTCCAATGGAGTTTGCTGTTGAAGCTCAGAAACTTCTCTCAGTAACGTTGGAAGGAACAGTAGGGTAA
- the sufC gene encoding Fe-S cluster assembly ATPase SufC, which produces MLEVRNLHATIAGKEILRGINLTIKDGEIHAIMGPNGSGKSTLSAVLTGNPLYEVTDGMALFNGKNLLEMKPEDRSHEGLFLSFQYPVEIPGVSMTNFMKAAINAKRAYEGLEPMKAAEFMALMREKRQLVGMDSTLSRRSVNEGFSGGEKKRNEIFQMAMLEPKLSILDETDSGLDVDAMRIVAEGVNKMHNEKTSAIVITHYERLLEMIKPDVIHVLYKGRIVKTAGPELAKEIETRGYDWIKEEVEAED; this is translated from the coding sequence ATGTTAGAAGTAAGAAACCTGCATGCAACCATCGCAGGTAAAGAAATATTAAGAGGCATCAACCTCACAATTAAAGATGGTGAGATTCATGCTATTATGGGTCCTAATGGCTCTGGTAAGTCTACGCTCAGCGCAGTGCTTACAGGTAATCCTCTCTATGAGGTAACGGATGGTATGGCTCTTTTCAATGGCAAGAACCTCTTGGAGATGAAGCCTGAGGACCGTTCACATGAGGGACTCTTCTTATCTTTCCAGTATCCAGTAGAGATACCTGGTGTAAGTATGACTAACTTTATGAAGGCTGCTATCAATGCAAAGCGTGCCTATGAAGGATTAGAGCCAATGAAGGCTGCAGAGTTTATGGCACTTATGCGTGAGAAACGCCAGTTGGTTGGTATGGATTCAACACTCTCTCGTCGTAGTGTAAACGAAGGCTTCTCTGGTGGTGAGAAGAAACGTAACGAGATTTTCCAGATGGCAATGTTGGAGCCAAAGCTCAGTATTCTTGATGAGACGGACTCTGGTCTTGACGTTGACGCTATGCGTATCGTGGCTGAGGGTGTAAACAAGATGCACAATGAAAAGACATCAGCTATTGTTATCACGCACTATGAGCGTCTCTTGGAGATGATTAAGCCAGATGTTATTCATGTACTTTATAAGGGTCGTATCGTGAAGACTGCAGGTCCAGAACTTGCTAAGGAGATTGAGACACGCGGTTACGATTGGATTAAGGAAGAGGTTGAGGCAGAGGATTAA
- a CDS encoding ribonuclease HII has translation MLKSHYYEDLIEAGCDEAGRGCLAGSVYAAAVILPPDYQNELLNDSKKLTAKKRYTLREEIERDAIAWSVGIVTPEEIDKINILNASFLAMHRALDQLKVRPEAVIVDGNRFKPYQDLPSTTIVKGDGKYLSIAAASILAKTYRDDYMLSLAEEYPQYDWQSNMGYPTKKHRQAIREHGITPYHRKSYNLLGDGQLSFDF, from the coding sequence ATGCTGAAAAGTCATTATTATGAAGACCTTATAGAGGCTGGTTGCGATGAAGCGGGCAGAGGATGCCTTGCTGGAAGTGTCTATGCAGCAGCTGTTATCCTACCACCCGATTATCAGAATGAGTTGTTAAACGACTCTAAGAAGCTGACGGCTAAGAAACGTTATACACTTCGTGAGGAAATTGAGCGAGATGCTATTGCGTGGTCGGTGGGAATCGTTACGCCTGAAGAGATAGATAAGATAAATATTCTCAACGCCTCTTTCTTGGCTATGCATCGAGCGTTGGACCAGTTGAAGGTACGTCCAGAAGCGGTTATCGTTGATGGTAATCGTTTTAAGCCTTACCAAGACCTACCTTCAACAACCATAGTTAAAGGAGATGGGAAGTATCTTTCTATTGCAGCTGCCTCAATCCTTGCCAAGACTTATCGTGATGATTATATGCTCTCCTTGGCTGAGGAATATCCGCAGTATGACTGGCAGTCCAATATGGGTTATCCAACGAAGAAGCATCGTCAGGCTATTCGTGAACATGGTATCACACCTTATCATCGCAAAAGTTATAACCTTTTGGGTGATGGGCAGCTCTCTTTTGACTTCTAA